The nucleotide window GAGGCACCTGGGAGTTGGATGTCTCCTGGCCCGACACAGAGCCTGGGGCTCTCCTGAAAGGAGAAGCCTCCCGAGGGTGGCCACTGCTGGGCCTGTCTCCTGCATCTCCACCCCCCTCCATCCTTCTTGAGTCCACAGCAGCAAACCTCTCTAACAGCCCTACTCTGGCCCTGAATTTAATGACTGGACTGAGTGTGATCTTGTTCTCTCCGGCCTCTCTAGGGAAGAGGTGTTTCACCACAGGGGCAGCAGGGTTGGGGGAGCTTAGCGTGAGCAGTCCGAGACTCGAGGCAACAGTAGGGCTGTCTGCAGACGCCGCCTAAAGGatgggagagaaaggggaaatAAACACAACTGAGAACACAACCAACATTGCCAACAGTAGTTAGATACATTGTGGCACCTGACCGTGGTATCCAATCCATTTTCTAAAAAATAGTCTACTTTAGCAATACACCTTGGATGTCAGGACTGATGTTTTGACACAGCTTTTTCTTTCCTAGAAATATACTTCATGGATGCCTCTATTACACCCCTCTCCTCAGACATGTGAGAGCTGCAAACAGGACAGTCACTCACCCTGGGCTGTTTAAGAGGAGTGTTCCAGCCCTGATAGCCACTGGCTCGTTTGATGCCGAGCGGACTTTGTGGTGGATCACTGAGCACCTTCCAAGGGTTCTCCTCCTTGGCAACAGCCGACATGGCAGGAGGTGCACACGGCACGTTGGCGTGGTTTTCGGCACACTCCATAGGTGAGCACCAGTTATACGCCTGACTGAAATTGAGATCATCCTGCAGACAGGCATCCTCCTCCTGGAGGTCTTTACATGTTGAGGAGGGTCCTGGGGTCTGGTTTGGCACTTGGGAGGCCTGAGGAGGCCCAAAGCCTGGGGCTTGCCTAGAGGGGGTGCCCGCGCAGGGCTGCGTGAAGCTGGACTGATTCAACGGATCCTCCTGTCCTGACTGCTGTTCGGCCACCAGCTCTCTGACCAGCTGGCCGAGTCTGGTGTTGCTCTTTCTCACGTGTCCTCTGATGGCCTTCTCGAAGTCGGCGTCCTTGGAGACGACATAAACGCGCTTCTGGCCCCGCGTGACTGCCGTGTAAACATGCCTCCAGTCCTGAGCCACTCCACTGCCAACCACGTACACAATGGTCTCCGCCTCGGAAccctgaccccccacacacacacacacacacacacacacacacacacacacacacacacacacaaaatggaaaCACCACATATAATCATAATAACGCAAAATGAAGCAAGATACAACGTACaaaagaggtggaggagacaTTTGCTATAATTAACATGCACCATCTGATTGAAATTCTATTTCATTACACACCTAgatattttggtgtgtgtgagtactgtatgtgtgtgtgtatctgtgtgttagCGCGAGTGGTACCTGGAAGGTGTGTATGGTCCGTGCCCAGGCATGCTGTATCCTGCACAGTTTTTGCAGCTCCCTGAAGAGAACACACAGCACCCTCCCCTGCCCATCATCCAGCGTCAAGTACCGCCTCCTCCGCCGGCCACCCTCCTCCACCGTCACATCCTGTAATGAGGCATTGTGGGATATCAGAAAGAGAGGATTCATCTCCACGCCCAGAATGTTTATTgctcacaatacacacacacacacacacacacacacacacacacatacatacatacatacatacatacatacatatatttgCAAGGCATTTTCATGTCTCCAACAGACAATCAGGTTTTTAGCAACAAATGAATGACGAAAAAAGTCCCAGTGTGGACTTTGGTTTAAGGGTATCTTTGTCCAGCACTACGTTGCACACTGCATCTACTTTTTCTGAtgtacaaaacaaatcagttgATGTGCTTCATTCCCATGATTGAATTAAGATATGCAGATAGGACATTAGTATCTTCAAAATGACATCAGACATTGCACATAAGATGATATATACTGTGTGGGTTTGTGATTTCTGAATAATGCACGGTCACAATACACTCCTTATTAAGTGGGTAATCGGAGCTAGCCGTACGAAGATACATGAACCTGTGGGTGTTTGTTCTGTAATATTTGTAATAGTTAATGGTGGCACTTAAATGCGCCACTTCTTGTAGTAATAAGTCTATAACAAAATGGTGATATCACATGGAATTATTTTTCAGAAATGGTGGGATTTTAAATGTAGTGTTGAAATGTGAAGATACAGGATCTCTTCCTGTAATTACAACCTTACAAGTGACTTGTTTTGAGGTGTGTTGTTGCCATGACTACAATGATGCACTCATTTGTAAACTTGTTAACCCCATTTGAAGATGGAAATGAGTGGCAAAatggtcaaagtcaaagtcaaagtcaaagtcagctttattgtcaatttcttcacatgttccagacatacaaagagatcgaaattacgtttctcactatcccacggtgaagacaagacatattttaccaattttaagtccacagacaaacataacattcaagtaaacaaaaaagtaagtaaataagtaaataagtcaGACAGATCCTTGTGAGTAACCACTGCTGCCAACCTCTGTGATGTAGAAGATCTCTCCATTGCACAGGCGTTCCTTCACTGGTTCCTTCTCTTCCACCTCCTTCCTCCTTCCGGTCTGCTGAGTCAGCTTGTCGCTGGTGCTTTCCAGAGGGTCAGAGGGGAGAGGGCAGCCGCCCGGCTGAGTTGGCGCGGCGAGAGCCAGCTGCTGCTCCGTGGTCGGTGGCGGCAACGCTGGCTGCTGCCCACGCTCATGGCTCCAGTCAGTGATATAGTTGTTCCTCGTGCAGCAGATTTTGTCCCCAATACGGAAGTCCATCTTGTTCTTGTGGTTTCTGACAGAAACAACACCCAGGGTTTGCAGAAGACAGCAATGCAGAAAAGGAACACCAGTATACTAAACGAACGCACCATTAAAGGAAAaatccggtatttagcacttttgagtcccttttctggtttgttttggatgaactagagtggtggacaccgaaattttgacgattggtccggtctcgacttttctgactcgttttgaatcgcctttgactactcagagtggctgccaacaggcatgctcaaacatgtcctaaaacaacccttaacgttcgtttttaAAACTGTGCATCTCACCGAGTGcgaaataccggaattttcctttaaaaacTACCAGGGTGAAGCAGGGACAACATGACAGGAGTGGCAAATTGTCCTAAATGTCTTTATTATTCACTTCACCACCTCTTCTATGACCATGAACACGGCTTTCAAATAAAATAGCATGATATCAATGTAAAGACGAGATTAACATCTGGAATTCAGTATTTACATATCACTCTGCAGTCAACAGTGTAGTAATGctattttctaaataaatgttaaataaaatGAGAAGTATTACTGAATGTCTTACTTGGTTGCATGCCTCCCATAATGCTGGCAACAAAGCTCATTGATCAGAGCACAGTCGGCCCTGCAAATGCATATCAGGTCAGTCACTACCGCAACAACATACATGTAACCTCTTTTCAACCACAATCCTTTAACATATTTTCCCACAGAAGAACTCTCAATCAAGTCCACATATTTTAAGTGTTGGGGTGTGTTTTTCTAAGTACTTTTGAAACCTTTACCTCCTGAAAGCGATGAACTGGGAGATTTTATGGTCTTGAAGTCCAGCAGCTCGTCGAAGCAAAAGTGAAATTGCATCGTGTAGAGCTGAGCAAGAACGAAGAAAATACAAGATAAGGCCCATctcaacacaacaccacaactCCCAGTGAGAGCCTGTGTGTTTGCCACCAGCCCTGAGCCACAACCTGGCGATCCCGTATACACTAAGATCATCCACACACTGAGTTTTTCAGATATGGTTTCTAAGATGGCAAACCCCACCCAGAGGCCTGTGGAAGACTAAGCCTCTTCTCTCTGCTGAAAGCAACAGGTTGTGTTAACTCACCAAGGTCGTCCTGAGACACCCGCACGTAGATGAACCTCCTGTCATCGCCAGGCACTTCAGGGGAACAATTCATATCCACTACGGCATCAAAGTTCAGAGGGTAGTACGTTCGCTTCTGACCCATGTCTGCAATACTACAGAAGACAGAGCAGAGTCCATGGTTTTATATTCCCAAGCAAAAGACAAGCTTGGCTCATTAGTGATGAGTGGAATTTTGAGAATTAGTGGAAGTtagttaagtataagtatatatattctcttttgatctcgtgagggaaatttggtctctgcatttatcccaatccgtgaattagtgaaacacactgcacacagtgaacacacagtgaggtgaagcacacactaatcctggtgcagtgagctgcctgcaacaacagtggcactcggggagcagtgaggggttaggtgccttgctcaagggcacttcagccgtggcctaccagtcggggttcgaaccggcaaccctccggttccaagtctgaagcgctaaccagtaggccacggctgaccaCAAATTGAGAAAATTGAGTTAAATGTGTTTTCTTAAACAACCATCCTTACACCAGTGCTCTGTGTTGTCCAGATGTCCTGTGAAGTTAGGATGCAACGCTAGCTGAGTTGACTGCTAACTTCACAGGATATCTGGACACAGAGCACAGGCGTGAAAATGGTTGTTTCTGAGGCTGCTTACTGTCCAGCGTTTTCCACTATCAGCTTCGACTCGGCCCGGTGGTTGGTTCTCATCTCAATGGACCAGTGGACTCTGTGCAGGCTGTGGAACAGGTCATACAGTGCGTTTCCAGGCTCAATGCTGGGCAGCTGACGCACatcacctgcgcacacacacacacacacacacacaccaacagtatTCCATGCAATATGCAAATATGCTGGGTGTTTCTTTGAGACCACTGTAAATGGTCAAGTACTGAAAAACCAAGGGCGGCTCAGAAAGAGCTCGGCATTCTGGGAAGCTGCAGGCATTTGTCAAATGGGGTTGTTGATTTGTTGACAGCTGTTTGCTCACAGATTGAATTCCAGTCTGGTTTTCGTATGCTGCCAGCTGAGTCGAGCGGTTTGGCACGCCTCCTCCAAAGGGGTTGAAAAATAGTTTCCATCTGTTCCTACGACACCCATTTCCCACACTCAGAACCCCACTGTCCCACTGTACGACattcacttaaaggagaattccggcgatttttcacatagatctgtgtttctcgaggtcaccgagtactgtcagcAAAAAAATAAACGATTGCTTCTACCTAGCTCGacttgctgcagccaacagccagagCTGCAGTAATACACACTGGGGGCATGAgtatgggggctcatgaacattcccccaaaaacaaacaaacaaacaattcagCATTCAGCATTtagaaaacaaaaagagaatTTCCGCAATCTATAATTTAAGAATAATAATCTAATAAAGATTAATTGGACTACATCATTATTAAAAATATGGAATTATGGATTATCCTTATGAGATTATCAttcattaataaattattagatGTTGGACATGTAAGGAAAGATAAAATGGGGGTTCCCAATGTTTTCCTCCAGGTCAAAAGATCAAAGGTTAGAGGGCTCACCGAGCAGGACGAACTTCTGCAGCTGGGCCTCACTTGTGAGGATGGCCAGCAGTGAGTGGAGGATCTGCACCGACACCAGACTGCCCTCGTCCACCACCAGCGCCCGTACCCGCCGGAACTTCCACCGCGACACCTCCCCCTTCTCCTGGCCCTTGTTCTTAGCCCTGTCCTTCACCCTCGTCCAGTTCATATAGCTAAACAgcacctagagagagagagagagagagagagagagagaattccaAGGAAAAGCTGCATCAAAAATGAGCTCCTGAAATCATCTCAAAATATGGACTAAAAAAGTTGGACactttgaaaaataaccctCAACAAACATCCAGAAAAGACTCTAAAGAAGACAACAATAATAACCAACAATTGAAGAGGAAATATCTTAAAAGGAGAGTATTATCATATTTCTCAAATCAAAACATCTATATAGCCATCAAAGGCTAATCATCAACTGCCATTGTTGCCAACATTCCAAAGGAGAAACTGCCTTAAAATAGCTAACTGAAGAAGCTAACAGAAAAGGATTCTGATGATGGAAAACACCCAACAGACAGCAAAAAAGAGCACAGCTCTTAGAGAAAAGAGCAGGGAAATTGAATACCCAGCTAAATGCAAAAGTGGAACAGCCAGGGAGAAACACAAGGTGAAGACACTACATGAAAATCCGGAGGTCCTCTTCACTGACTACGCTCAGCagaaaggaggaagaaagaagaaCAACATAATTTTCTTCACCCCGTccatttacatctggaaagataCCCTATGCAACCATTATCCATATGTATTCAGTGAGGGCATTGGTTCAGGAGGCAGATTAAAGATCTGCAAAGATGAACATCTGGACAAGGATGACCCTCTGCTTACCATCACATACTACACAAAAGGAAAAGTGTTGATCCCAGGTAATGAAGCCAACCTGGAGTCCTTTGAAGAGCTGTTCCCAGTTTTGAAAGCTGAGGTTAACACTAAGAAAGTGTATGTCGCCTCGGACAATGAAGAAAATGAGAGTCCAGCGGATAACCTGTCTATCTCTGCTCCTCCCACACCTGCAAGCCTTACCAACCGGCTAAAAGAGAGTATGGCCCTGCTGAAATGGACTTAGCTGAATTCAAAGAGCAGACCCAGGCCAGGCTGTCTGACTTCCCAGACAACACTATGCAGCTGCTCAAAATGGAACTCCAACAGCTCAAGAAAGACCACAGAGTCCTGGCATCTGACTTCAGCATAAGTCTAGAGACACTCAAACAGGAGAAAAGTGTGCTCCGTGCTCAGTTGGCAAAAGTGAAGGAGGAtgctgagaagagagagaagaatctCACCAGGCAAATCCAACGCCTGACGGATCTCTTGTCAATGCCAAAATGAcaagcacagagacacagactctCCCTTCCAGTATTGCAGACCCCTGCCATGTCTCAGCCTCACCTTCTCTCCTCTGCACCCAGCCCAGCAACACTCTGGCACCTCCTGACCCGACTCCTGAAACATCTGCACAGTCACCCACCAACAGTCAGCTCTACCCATCCCAGCTTTCCTCCATGCGGTCTGAGGAGCAAGGCCCACAAGTGGTCCTGCTGACTGACTCAAATGGGAAATTCCTGTACACAAACAAGCTTTTTTCCCAGAAAGAGAGTGTTGTCTAAGCGCTGCAACACCACAAGCAGGCAATGAAGCTGCTGAGAAAGGAGACACTCAACAACCCTGAATGTCTGGTGATCCACACAGGAACAAACGACCTGCATAAACTCCAAAGGGACACTGCTGGAGCAATGAACAGGATGGCCGGAGCAGGCCAGTAGGGAGTTCCCTGACACCCGGATTGTGATCTCCACCCTACTGCCTAGGACAGACACCCCACCTCATGTCATCCATGAAATTAACATGGAGATCAGAAGAGGATGTGCCAGCCTGCCCAATGTCCATGTGGCTCTCCATCCAACCCTTGGCACCTGGGACCTCTATGATGGACTCCATCTACACAAGGAGAGGATAAAGATTTTTGCAAAATCTCTGAAGGACCACTGACCCTGGGAAGTGGTCCTGCTACACCCTCCTCTGATAGGAGCCATATACACCATCCCAGGCATCCTCCTCCCCATCACCACCCTAGGATCATCCATCCTACCATAAGGAAAAACAATGGTTCAATCTGGACCCCAGACCCATTAATGGCCCACCACCCCATCAACAGCAGCATGCATGCAGCAGCACCTGCCCcttgcccccctccccaaccTCAGCAACAGAACTATGCTGCGGTAGCTGCCCcttgcccccctccccatcctcaGCAACAGAACTATGCTGCGGTAGCTGCCCcttgcccccctccccatcctcaGCAACAGAACTATGCTGCGGTAGCTGCCTCTTGCCTCCCTCTTCACCCACAGCAAATTATATCTGTGTAGTAATACTGATGAATATTCCTAGTAGATGAGTAACATttgtaacatttttattttttattttatttttaacttaaCTTAACATATCATATAAGTTACATAtcttcatttatttaaaaaaaaaaaagaaaaaaaaaaaaaaaaactttattataattttattatttattacaaaACATAATATTCTTCTTTACTATTAGCTTAAAGCTTTATGAAATTCCTATTACTACTGTAAATGTAGATTGTTGTAGTTATTTTCATGTGTCAAACTATACAAgtccattttgtttgttttcaaatgcgTTCATTTCATATAAGTTGTTGGAATATTCAGGGCCTTCGCTCTTCAACTTTTGAGTTGAAGAGTGGAAGCTCTGAATTCATAAACTCTATTAACTCAAAAATATTGATATAATTATATTGACAGAAACATGGTGTAAAAACGATACATTCACTCACTGTCCCCCAGGATATAATGAAGTCATGGTGCCCTCGATAAAGTTTAAAAATATACGCAAGGGCAGAACATCGGGAGGTATCTTGGTGTGGTATAAAGAAAATCTTTGCCATCAGATATTACCAATAAAACAGTGTAAATCACACATTTGGTTAAGATTAGATCAAACACTGGGCATAACTGATAAGAGCATATACCTCTGTGCTATCTATATACCCCCAGTAGACTCCCCATATTTTGAAGAGGACATTTTTGAAACCCTTCATTCAGAAATTGCCTATTTTCAGGCCCAGGGAAACATAATTCTAATTGGAGATCTAAATGGACGAACAGGAACTGAACCTGATATTGTTGACCCACAGGGAAACAACCATGTATTTGTCCAGTTTCCCCTGTTTACCACACCAACCATCCCCCACCGGAACAACCTTGATTCTGAAATAAACCAAAGTGGCAGGGAGATAGTGCAACTCTGTCGAGCTTAAGGCCTGTACATAGTTAATGGTAGGCTCAGAGGGGACTCTTTAGGGAGATACACTTACTCTTCAGCTCTTGGATCCAGTGTAGTAGACTATGCAATCACTGACATGAACCTCTCCACTATCAGTGCATTCACTGTCAGAGAGCAATCTCCCCTTTCAGACCACAGTCAGATCAATGTGTTCTTTAACCTCTCAGGTCAAAAGAGCAACACAAAAAGTGAACCTTGTAATCTATGTGATTCACATCCCACTTACAGATGGGCCCCAGACAGTAGAGACAAGTTCATTATGGCCTTGAACTCACCTGATCTGATAAATGACATATGAACAtatgatcaaaacaaatataacCTTGCAAGTAATGGTGTAAACAAGGCCGTAAACGATATCAACATGATATTTCATAAAGCAGCTATCAAAGCTGACCTCATAAGGCAAAAACGGAAgcctttaaaaagaaaaaaatctgacaaatGGTATGATCAAGAATGCAAGACCATCAGAAAAGACCTGAGAAAAATAGCAAATGAAAAACATCGTCAACCAAACAACGCAGCCTTACGTATTCATTACAATgatattttaaacaaatataaacatacaattcggaacaaaaaacaaaactacagCCAAAAGCAACTTGAAGATATTGAGAAAGCCATTAATGAAAATCAATTCTGGGATATGTGGAACAATTTCAACACAAAAGAACGAGAAGCATTACCCATCCAAAATGGCAACATCTGGAAAGCACACTTTGAAGATTTATACATAAACATACCAATTAATGACCTCAATTCAGATCAACatttaataaaagaaaaactccaatcattagaagaaaaaaattaaaacaacCAAAACCCCTTGACTTTCCAATTACTTGGGAAGAATTAACCACCAGACAAATGCTCTACGGCCAAGGAAAGCTTGTGGTCCAGATAGCATTAAAAATGAAATGCTTAAATGCAGCACCGAGATGCAGGGTGCAGTGTTGAAATTGTTCAACATCATATTACGGTCAGGACATTTTTCCTGACATGTGGTGTAAAGGGCTGATTTCCCCATCCACAAAAAGGGGACAAATCAAACCCCTCTAATTATCGTGGCATATGTGTCAGCAGTTGCCTGGGAAAGCTGTTCTGCAGTATCTTAAACAAGAGAATAGCAGATTTTCTTGATGCACATTCCATTCTAAGCaaaaatcaaattggcttcCTTCCAAAACATCGTACCACCGATCATGTTTATACGCTCCACACCTTAATTAATAAACATGTTCACCAAACAAAAAATGGCAAGATATTTGCTTGTTTCATTGATTTTAAAAAGGCGTTTGATTCTATTTGGCATGAAGGGCTCTATTTTAGACTACTAAATTGTGGGATAGGGGGTAAAGTGTATGACCTAATTAAAACCATGTATTTAAATAACAGATGTGctgttaaaattgaaaaaaaaataacccaATACTTCACCCAAGGGAGAGGTGTTTGTCAGGGCTGTAATTTAAGTCCGAcgttattaaatatatatataaacgaACTTGCTATCCAGTTAGAGCAATGTCCCGGTCCTGGCCTCTCCCTCCTAGATAGAGAGGTGAAGTCTCTATTTTTTGCTGATGACTTGGTTCTACTGTCTGCTACTGAAAAAGGTCTACAACTACAGTTAGATATAGTAGAAAAGTACTGTAAGACCTGGGCCCTAGAGATAAACCtagacaaaacaaatgtaatgaTTTTCCAAAAACGCCCCAAAtgccaagaaaacaaacaccaatttaaaataaacaattctATCATCCCCCACACCATGAATTATACCTACCTAGGTATAACAATGACAGCATCAGGGAGTTTTAAtatggcagtgaatgcactaaagGAAAAAGCTTGAAGAGCCCTAAATGcaattaaaagaaaatgttATAATCTCCAAATTCCAATTAAAATCTGTCTTAAAATATTTGATAGTGTCATCCAGCCCATTGCGCTGTATGGTAGTGAagtatggggtccactcagtcaTCATAGCTATACTCActgggacaaacacacaatagaatCCCTACATGCTGAGTTCTGCAGATACATTCTACAAGTACAgagaaaaacaccaacaaatgcatgtagagctgaaTTAGGTAGATACCCACtaatcattaacatcaacaaaaGAGCACTCAATTTTCTGAATCACCATAAAAAAATCCAGCCCACAAGACACCCTTCATTCTAAAGCCCTCCAAACCCAAGAGCTGAACCCAGAAAAAAGTCCCCTACACCAGTTGTTGCAGAGACTAACTGCCTtaccacacacccactctgatcagtctcacaacaacactgttttccaaaaaccaatcagagtaaaccaaattatgaaacaatgtaaagtagcctatttggaATATTGGAAAGAAGAAACTAAAAATCAAAGTAGATTACAATGCTATCTGTCCCTAAACCGAGAATATAAAATAGCAGAATATCTTAATACTGTCAGAGATAGAAAACAGAGACTGACCCTAACCAAATACAGGCTAAGTGACCACAAATTGGAAATCGAAAAAGTTAGACTCAGAAAATCATGGCAaccaaaagaacacagaatatgtggttactgcatgacaggtgaggtcgagacagagattttacctatttattttattcctatgaaaatctactgacatgtttgtgttcagatttattgtataactgctttggcaatataagtgagcttgtcatgccaataaagcattcttgaattgaattgaattgaattgagagagggggggcaaagAGGTACAGGAAGgtgtcggagagagagagagagagcaagatgagagagagaaagaaagagagcgagagagagagcaaggtgagagagagagaggggggccaGATGGGGCAGAGAGGTACAGCAAggtgtcagagagaaagagagagagagagagagagagagagagagagagaggggtacaGCAAgatgtcagagagaaagagagagagagagagagagagagagagaggtacagcAAGATGTCAGACACAGCAGAACCAGAATGCCATATAACACATTTAAAAGTCATAAAGCGCCTGATTGATTGAGTCACCCCTCTCCCTCACCTGGTGCATGGTGTACGCAGTGAAGCCCGTCCTCTTGGTCAGCAGTCCAGCTGCTCTGCCCGTGGGTGCGGTCAGCAGCACCTGcagcttctcctcctcctcctcctcctcctctttcttcttcttttcctcttcctgttTGCTCTCCTCACCCACCTGGGTGGCGGCCTCGTCCTCGGGTAGTGAGGGGCCAGAGTCTTTTTGGAAGTCCTCGCAGGCCTTGAGGACCTCCTCCATGTCGCGGTCGCGCTGCTGCATGGCGGCTTTGAACACCAGGCTGACCACCGTGGTCTTGCCGCAGCCACCCTTGCCGCTGATCACCGTCACCGGGTTGGAGCAGATCATCTGGGCAGCCCGCACCTGGTCCGGGTCCAGTTCGATCTCCACGGGCGGGTCGCGGTTCGGTTCCTCAGGACTGGGAGGAACCTCCTGCCTTGGGATGGAGAGTTTAAGGTCAAAGTTCAAGTCGTCCCATGACGAGCCTCCATTTGAGTGGATGGCTTGTGTAGTGGACCTCTCCCCATGGCCACACATCAGGTCATCGCTTGGTCTGTCCCTGGCGACCCCTGTTGCATCTTGGGATGTTTCCGATATCGCCTCCACATCGTGCGCCGGGGCACCTGCCCCGTTGGTCTGCTCGTCAGGTGTGTTTCGACCTGCCTCGGCCCgtgccctctgcctctcctcctggGCCTCCCTCAGCACCCGCCGGACGTCCAAGTCGATGCGCCAGGGCTTCGGCACCCCCTCGTCCGCGCCGCCCGTCAACCGCGCCAGCCGCTCGCTGATGCCTGTCTCGTAGGTGTGCAGGTTCCGCAGCGCTACCCTCTGGCGCTCCAGCACGACCACGCCCTGCTCCTTCATGAAACGCACGGCCGCCCACACGGAC belongs to Alosa alosa isolate M-15738 ecotype Scorff River chromosome 23, AALO_Geno_1.1, whole genome shotgun sequence and includes:
- the helb gene encoding DNA helicase B, translating into MSAVTSSPRGRVLVGYILPPREEAQRNQDEGSDSEDDEEEEDPEFLDMVEMESLSAGGRMFQSSVSPRLEVDFQILGSTQTLRLEGRFPLTNPWWQITCRVGHLRNGRAVVQGFPSYALRSDLKGEASRFVASLFLKACGVSPEHRTQFMNWLPEDTEVGLHTLPELLEEFEDVEQCKTAADHMKKLVSKSVAGVCVRVATRYPQVMMHLPTLLPRQFKELLGMGKKKDHDALQDSAEAGQAEDLLDRLEVIIKTQVWKLGFSYVSLVWGLAAPVRGIPELQRHALQVYAQLKHQCQLSGSTYVELRGLEELLCSELSELSVWAAVRFMKEQGVVVLERQRVALRNLHTYETGISERLARLTGGADEGVPKPWRIDLDVRRVLREAQEERQRARAEAGRNTPDEQTNGAGAPAHDVEAISETSQDATGVARDRPSDDLMCGHGERSTTQAIHSNGGSSWDDLNFDLKLSIPRQEVPPSPEEPNRDPPVEIELDPDQVRAAQMICSNPVTVISGKGGCGKTTVVSLVFKAAMQQRDRDMEEVLKACEDFQKDSGPSLPEDEAATQVGEESKQEEEKKKKEEEEEEEEKLQVLLTAPTGRAAGLLTKRTGFTAYTMHQVLFSYMNWTRVKDRAKNKGQEKGEVSRWKFRRVRALVVDEGSLVSVQILHSLLAILTSEAQLQKFVLLGDVRQLPSIEPGNALYDLFHSLHRVHWSIEMRTNHRAESKLIVENAGHIADMGQKRTYYPLNFDAVVDMNCSPEVPGDDRRFIYVRVSQDDLALHDAISLLLRRAAGLQDHKISQFIAFRRADCALINELCCQHYGRHATKNHKNKMDFRIGDKICCTRNNYITDWSHERGQQPALPPPTTEQQLALAAPTQPGGCPLPSDPLESTSDKLTQQTGRRKEVEEKEPVKERLCNGEIFYITEDVTVEEGGRRRRRYLTLDDGQGRVLCVLFRELQKLCRIQHAWARTIHTFQGSEAETIVYVVGSGVAQDWRHVYTAVTRGQKRVYVVSKDADFEKAIRGHVRKSNTRLGQLVRELVAEQQSGQEDPLNQSSFTQPCAGTPSRQAPGFGPPQASQVPNQTPGPSSTCKDLQEEDACLQDDLNFSQAYNWCSPMECAENHANVPCAPPAMSAVAKEENPWKVLSDPPQSPLGIKRASGYQGWNTPLKQPRAASADSPTVASSLGLLTLSSPNPAAPVVKHLFPREAGENKITLSPVIKFRARVGLLERFAAVDSRRMEGGGDAGDRPSSGHPREASPFRRAPGSVSGQETSNSQVPLAMVKYPELSTGPCEDTLTASETCLQEDLAFTQEYSWPPMSGDDDTSAVPHGSPAEVELSQETDFLQKAFGLK